A region from the Solibacillus sp. FSL H8-0523 genome encodes:
- a CDS encoding ABC transporter ATP-binding protein: MEHVIEMLGIRKEFGNFVANNNITLQLKKGEIHALLGENGAGKSTLMNVLFGLYQPEAGEIKVRGKVEKITDPNKANDLGIGMVHQHFMLVENFTVTENIILGSEPTKFGSINIKDAAKKIADLSKKYNLDVDPYAKIEDISVGMQQRVEILKTLYRGAEILIFDEPTASLTPQEIIELIAILKLLIKEGKSIIIITHKLKEIMEVSDRVTIIRKGEGIGTVVTAETNPNQLAELMVGRQVEFKTEKTEAHPTEEVLSVENLVVTDYRNIEKVKGLNLSVRRGEIVGIAGIDGNGQSELIEAITGLRKVKSGKVMLNGKDITGLKPREITETGIGHIPQDRHKHGLVLDFPIGHNIVLQTYYKEPISKGFVMDYKKINEKARQVIEEFDVRTGHGEMTPARALSGGNQQKAIIGREVDRDPDLLIAALPTRGLDVGAIEFIHSRLIEQRDKGKAVLLISFELDEVMNVSDKIAVIYDGTIVDTVYPKETTEQELGLLMAGEKRKVKEGND; this comes from the coding sequence GTGGAACATGTGATTGAAATGCTAGGAATCCGAAAAGAATTCGGAAACTTCGTAGCAAATAACAACATCACCCTCCAATTAAAAAAAGGCGAAATTCATGCACTACTTGGTGAAAACGGTGCAGGTAAGTCGACTTTAATGAATGTGCTTTTCGGTCTTTATCAACCAGAAGCTGGTGAAATAAAAGTGCGTGGGAAAGTAGAAAAAATTACAGACCCAAACAAGGCAAATGATTTAGGAATCGGGATGGTTCACCAACACTTTATGTTAGTGGAAAACTTCACGGTGACAGAAAACATTATTTTAGGGAGCGAGCCAACAAAATTTGGTTCAATCAACATTAAAGATGCAGCAAAGAAGATTGCAGATTTATCGAAGAAGTACAATTTAGATGTAGATCCCTACGCGAAAATTGAAGACATTTCAGTCGGTATGCAACAACGTGTAGAAATTTTAAAAACATTGTACCGTGGTGCAGAGATTTTAATTTTCGACGAACCAACAGCGTCACTAACACCGCAAGAAATTATCGAATTAATCGCGATTTTAAAGCTTCTTATTAAAGAAGGTAAATCAATCATCATTATTACACACAAATTAAAAGAAATTATGGAAGTATCTGACCGTGTTACGATTATTCGTAAAGGGGAAGGGATTGGTACAGTTGTTACAGCTGAAACAAACCCAAATCAGCTTGCTGAATTAATGGTTGGACGCCAAGTCGAGTTCAAAACAGAAAAAACAGAAGCACACCCGACAGAGGAAGTACTTTCAGTTGAAAACTTAGTTGTGACAGATTACCGTAACATCGAAAAAGTAAAAGGCTTAAACTTATCGGTTCGCCGTGGTGAAATCGTTGGTATTGCTGGTATTGATGGCAACGGTCAATCAGAATTAATCGAAGCGATTACAGGTCTTCGTAAAGTGAAGAGCGGTAAAGTAATGTTAAACGGTAAAGATATTACGGGGTTAAAGCCGCGTGAAATTACGGAAACAGGCATTGGGCATATTCCACAAGACCGTCATAAACACGGACTTGTACTCGATTTCCCAATTGGACATAACATTGTGCTACAAACCTATTACAAAGAGCCGATTTCAAAAGGCTTTGTAATGGATTATAAAAAGATTAATGAAAAAGCACGCCAAGTCATCGAAGAGTTTGACGTTCGTACAGGTCATGGTGAAATGACACCGGCACGTGCGCTTTCAGGTGGTAACCAACAAAAAGCGATTATCGGTCGTGAAGTTGACCGTGATCCGGATCTTTTAATTGCGGCACTTCCTACGCGTGGCCTTGACGTGGGTGCGATTGAGTTTATTCACTCACGCCTTATTGAGCAACGCGACAAAGGAAAAGCGGTACTATTAATTTCATTCGAATTAGATGAAGTCATGAATGTATCAGATAAAATCGCTGTAATTTACGATGGAACAATTGTAGATACAGTCTATCCGAAAGAAACAACTGAACAAGAGCTTGGCTTATTGATGGCCGGCGAAAAGCGTAAAGTGAAGGAGGGGAACGACTAA
- a CDS encoding pitrilysin family protein: protein MFLTTEIAKGVSLHIRQTAQFKTVNFSIKWRAPLSEKTASERTVLSNVLQHSNEKFPTSASFRSYLDDLFGTVLYFDTTKRGAEHTLLFNVETVNDQYLSHGNVLNEVIDVMHEAIFKPNFENGQFKEAIVEREKSMVVQRIESVFDDKSRYAQKRLTEILRPNSPASMSANGTIDDVKAITPASLTKTYEDMLKNDVIDIYVVGDVDIEQMTTQIKKALPFTDRENVRLPKVADFDGQVEAYTKETLEMKQGKLHIGYSTPVRFGDEDFASMQIFNGIFGGYAHSKLFMNVREKESLAYYASSSYSSHYGLLFVVSGIEPANEEKARELITQQLQVMQNGEISELELAQTKAMLINQMKEALDSSRGQIEIFDQYKTLDEQFTLDMWVTRWNAITKEDVQKVAQKIELQATYFLCGKED from the coding sequence TTGTTTTTAACGACTGAAATAGCGAAGGGTGTTTCGCTTCATATACGACAAACAGCTCAATTTAAAACGGTCAATTTTTCAATTAAGTGGAGAGCCCCGTTATCTGAAAAAACAGCATCAGAGCGCACGGTACTATCGAATGTGTTACAACATAGTAACGAAAAATTCCCAACATCAGCGAGCTTCCGTAGCTATTTAGATGATCTATTTGGCACGGTGTTATACTTCGATACGACAAAGCGTGGCGCGGAGCATACGCTTTTATTCAACGTTGAAACGGTAAACGATCAATACTTATCACACGGCAACGTTTTAAATGAAGTAATCGATGTGATGCATGAGGCAATTTTTAAGCCGAACTTTGAAAATGGTCAGTTTAAAGAAGCGATTGTAGAACGCGAAAAAAGCATGGTTGTTCAACGTATTGAGTCGGTATTTGACGATAAATCACGCTATGCACAAAAGCGTTTAACAGAAATTTTACGCCCGAATTCACCAGCTTCGATGTCAGCGAATGGTACGATTGACGATGTAAAAGCCATTACACCAGCATCTTTAACAAAAACATACGAAGACATGCTAAAAAATGACGTCATCGATATTTACGTTGTCGGTGATGTAGATATTGAGCAAATGACAACACAAATTAAAAAAGCATTACCATTTACAGACCGCGAAAACGTGCGTCTACCAAAAGTAGCGGACTTTGATGGACAAGTTGAAGCGTATACAAAAGAAACACTAGAAATGAAACAAGGCAAGCTGCATATCGGTTATTCAACACCGGTACGCTTTGGCGATGAAGACTTTGCGAGCATGCAAATTTTCAACGGGATTTTCGGTGGCTATGCGCATTCGAAATTGTTCATGAATGTGCGTGAAAAAGAAAGCTTAGCTTATTATGCGTCAAGTTCGTATTCTTCACACTATGGTCTACTGTTTGTTGTGTCAGGGATTGAGCCAGCAAATGAAGAAAAAGCACGCGAGTTAATTACACAGCAACTGCAAGTCATGCAAAATGGTGAGATTTCGGAATTAGAGCTAGCGCAAACAAAAGCAATGCTTATTAATCAAATGAAAGAAGCGTTAGACTCATCACGCGGCCAAATCGAAATTTTTGACCAATATAAAACATTAGACGAGCAATTTACATTAGATATGTGGGTTACGCGTTGGAATGCTATTACAAAAGAAGACGTACAAAAAGTAGCGCAAAAAATTGAGCTACAAGCAACGTATTTCTTATGCGGTAAGGAGGACTAG
- a CDS encoding ABC transporter permease, translating into MSFLEVLYFIVPSALLYATPLIFTGTGALFSERAGVIGLGVEGLMIVGAFTGIYVNLEFYDQFGRNVIWVALLAALVAGAIFSLIIAVAAVTFRADQTVTGVAVNMLAAAITVFLVKLIYDKGQTDMIQAPIRRFEVPYLSDIPFFGKLLFHDLYATTIIAFIVAIGAWYIMYKTPFGLRIRAVGEHPMAADTMGVNVTKMRYIGVMISGALAAVGGASLAMTVSGDFSASTIAGQGFIAIAAMIFGKWHPLGTLGAALFFGLAQTLSIGGSNLPVIQNIPSVILQVLPYVLTILALAGFIGKAVAPKASGVPYIKGKR; encoded by the coding sequence ATGAGCTTTTTAGAAGTGTTATACTTTATCGTCCCTTCTGCTCTACTTTACGCAACACCACTTATTTTCACGGGTACGGGCGCGTTATTTTCTGAGCGTGCTGGGGTAATCGGCCTTGGTGTTGAAGGTTTAATGATTGTTGGTGCGTTTACAGGGATTTATGTAAACTTAGAGTTTTATGATCAATTTGGTCGCAATGTTATTTGGGTTGCCTTACTTGCAGCGCTTGTTGCAGGTGCCATCTTCTCATTAATTATCGCAGTAGCAGCGGTTACATTCCGCGCTGACCAAACCGTAACAGGGGTAGCGGTCAACATGTTAGCGGCTGCCATTACGGTATTCTTAGTGAAATTAATTTATGATAAAGGGCAAACGGACATGATTCAAGCGCCAATTCGTCGTTTTGAAGTGCCGTATTTATCAGATATTCCGTTCTTCGGTAAATTATTATTCCATGACCTATATGCAACGACAATTATTGCATTTATCGTCGCAATCGGTGCATGGTATATTATGTACAAAACGCCATTCGGTCTACGTATTCGTGCAGTTGGGGAACACCCAATGGCAGCGGACACAATGGGTGTAAACGTAACAAAAATGCGTTATATCGGTGTTATGATTTCAGGTGCATTAGCAGCAGTTGGTGGTGCGTCATTAGCCATGACCGTTTCAGGTGACTTCTCTGCTTCGACAATTGCCGGACAAGGGTTCATCGCCATCGCAGCCATGATCTTCGGTAAATGGCATCCACTTGGTACATTAGGTGCGGCGTTATTCTTCGGTTTAGCGCAAACATTAAGTATCGGTGGTAGCAATCTTCCTGTTATCCAAAACATTCCATCTGTTATTTTACAAGTATTACCGTATGTGTTAACGATCCTTGCATTAGCAGGCTTCATTGGTAAAGCAGTAGCACCAAAAGCATCAGGCGTACCTTATATTAAAGGGAAACGATAA
- a CDS encoding pitrilysin family protein — MQTIEFKQLDETLYYKKLNNGLDVYILPKKGFSKTFVTFTTKYGSIDRTFVPIGEQEPITVPDGIAHFLEHKMFEKEDGDVFQKFSEVGAQANAFTSFTRTAYLFSATDHLYKSTETLLNFVQEPYFTEETVNKEKGIIGQEITMYDDQPDWRLYFGAIENMYHNHPVKIDIAGTIETIDGITAEHLYTCYNTFYHPSNMLLFVIGAVDPTEMMAFIENNQNEKTFPEATPIERLFDEEPSTVAEKERVLHMDVQKPKVYVGLKAKETDLSGEAMLKHELSAQIALECLFGRASAFYTDIYENDLIDESYGYDFSLEKGYGFALIGSDTEQPDKLVEVIKEKLAQAEQENLFTTEDVERIKRKKIGFFLRALNSIEFIANQFTRYKFNDMNLFDVVPVLETLTVEDIAQAFKTVQGKEQQTVFKVLPISERNA; from the coding sequence TTGCAAACGATTGAATTTAAACAACTAGACGAAACATTATATTACAAAAAATTAAACAACGGGTTAGATGTCTACATCTTGCCGAAAAAAGGATTTTCAAAAACGTTTGTGACGTTCACAACAAAGTATGGTTCAATCGATCGTACGTTTGTACCAATTGGTGAACAAGAGCCAATTACCGTTCCAGACGGGATCGCACACTTTTTAGAGCATAAAATGTTTGAAAAAGAAGATGGCGACGTGTTCCAAAAGTTTAGTGAAGTAGGTGCACAGGCAAATGCCTTTACGTCATTTACACGTACAGCGTATTTATTCTCAGCAACGGATCACCTTTATAAAAGCACTGAAACGTTATTAAACTTCGTGCAGGAGCCTTATTTCACGGAAGAAACAGTAAACAAAGAAAAGGGCATCATCGGTCAAGAAATTACGATGTATGATGACCAACCCGATTGGCGTTTATATTTTGGTGCGATTGAAAATATGTATCACAATCACCCAGTGAAAATTGATATTGCGGGTACAATTGAAACGATTGATGGCATTACTGCTGAGCATTTATACACATGCTACAACACGTTTTACCATCCATCGAACATGCTGTTATTCGTCATTGGTGCAGTGGATCCAACCGAAATGATGGCATTTATCGAAAACAACCAAAACGAAAAAACATTCCCAGAAGCAACACCGATTGAACGCTTATTCGATGAAGAGCCATCAACCGTGGCAGAAAAAGAACGCGTGCTGCATATGGATGTGCAAAAGCCAAAAGTTTATGTTGGCTTAAAGGCAAAAGAGACCGATTTAAGTGGCGAGGCAATGTTAAAGCATGAACTGTCAGCACAAATTGCGTTAGAATGTTTATTTGGTCGCGCTTCAGCGTTCTACACAGATATATATGAGAATGACCTAATCGATGAGTCTTACGGCTATGATTTTTCATTAGAAAAAGGCTACGGCTTTGCATTAATTGGCTCAGATACAGAGCAGCCAGACAAGCTAGTAGAAGTTATTAAAGAAAAATTAGCACAAGCAGAGCAAGAGAACTTATTCACAACAGAAGATGTTGAGCGTATTAAACGAAAAAAAATCGGTTTCTTCTTACGTGCACTGAATTCAATCGAGTTTATCGCGAACCAATTTACACGCTATAAATTTAACGACATGAACTTATTTGATGTTGTGCCCGTATTAGAAACGTTAACAGTAGAAGATATCGCACAAGCGTTTAAAACGGTACAAGGTAAAGAACAACAAACGGTGTTCAAAGTTTTACCGATTAGTGAGCGCAACGCATAA
- a CDS encoding SDR family oxidoreductase: MKKFALICGASGAIGEAISRSLAQDGWSLYLHYNASAEKVQALYTQLAGNFPEQEFIPVQADFSTDTGAEQLASQIFSLQAIVFANGHAYYGLLEDTTGADMTKLWLVHVQNPMRTTALLASKLRAHSVSYVLVIGSIWGDVGAAGEVAYSAVKGAQHSFVKAYAQEVAYNGIRVNAIAPGIIDTAMNSKLNAEEREELASQIPLQAFGEARDIANMATFYVSGKADYVTGQIIRVNGGWYI; the protein is encoded by the coding sequence ATGAAGAAGTTTGCATTAATTTGTGGGGCGTCCGGTGCAATTGGTGAAGCCATTTCCCGTAGCCTTGCGCAAGATGGCTGGTCCCTGTATCTGCATTACAATGCGAGTGCGGAAAAGGTACAAGCGTTGTATACGCAGTTAGCAGGGAATTTCCCCGAGCAAGAATTTATCCCTGTACAAGCAGACTTTAGTACAGATACAGGTGCCGAGCAGCTTGCGTCACAAATCTTCTCACTGCAGGCGATTGTCTTTGCAAATGGACATGCTTATTATGGACTGCTTGAAGATACGACAGGCGCAGATATGACGAAGCTGTGGCTTGTACATGTACAAAACCCGATGCGCACGACAGCACTCTTAGCGAGCAAGCTCCGTGCGCATTCAGTGAGTTATGTGCTTGTTATTGGGTCTATTTGGGGAGATGTTGGCGCGGCTGGTGAAGTGGCGTATTCGGCTGTCAAAGGCGCACAGCATAGCTTTGTAAAAGCCTATGCACAGGAAGTCGCGTATAACGGCATTCGCGTCAATGCGATTGCACCAGGCATTATTGATACGGCAATGAACAGTAAGCTAAATGCAGAAGAGCGTGAGGAGCTGGCAAGCCAAATTCCGCTACAAGCTTTCGGTGAAGCGCGTGATATTGCAAATATGGCTACCTTTTATGTGAGTGGTAAAGCGGATTATGTGACAGGTCAAATTATTCGAGTGAACGGTGGTTGGTACATATAA
- a CDS encoding ABC transporter permease has translation MSNRAINILVPVISVILGLLVGGIVMVVSGYNAIDGYIALWNGIFGDIYSIGNTIRQITPYILSGLAVAFAFRTGLFNIGVEGQLLMGWLAAAYVGYAIEGLPRVIHLPLALLAAAAAGAFWAFIVGFLKAKLHVHEVIASIMLNYTALYITNAAIKSLSDGGFKTPTVVESATLRNQWLREFTDNSSMHLGIIVAILMVVVMWFILEKTTRGYELKSVGFNKNAAEYAGMNVNKNIILAMTISGVFAGLAGAMEALGTYQNASIKAAASGIGFDGIAVALLGANNPIGVFFGASLFGSLKYGALNMPNAAGIPEEIVSIIIAVIILFVASGYILRVGLEKFGKKKEGK, from the coding sequence ATGTCTAATCGTGCAATCAATATTCTCGTTCCTGTCATTTCCGTTATTTTAGGTTTACTAGTAGGCGGCATCGTGATGGTTGTCAGTGGCTACAATGCCATTGACGGGTACATCGCGTTATGGAACGGTATTTTTGGGGATATTTATTCAATTGGTAATACAATTCGCCAAATTACACCATATATTTTATCAGGTCTTGCGGTAGCATTCGCGTTCCGTACTGGGCTATTCAACATCGGGGTAGAAGGTCAGCTATTAATGGGTTGGCTAGCAGCAGCATACGTAGGTTATGCGATTGAAGGCTTACCTCGTGTAATTCACTTACCACTTGCATTACTAGCAGCGGCAGCAGCAGGTGCTTTCTGGGCATTTATCGTAGGTTTCTTAAAAGCGAAACTTCACGTACACGAAGTAATCGCTTCGATCATGTTAAACTATACAGCGCTGTATATTACGAATGCAGCGATTAAATCATTATCAGATGGTGGTTTCAAAACGCCAACAGTTGTTGAATCAGCAACATTACGTAATCAATGGTTACGTGAGTTCACAGATAACTCAAGTATGCACTTAGGGATTATCGTTGCAATTTTAATGGTTGTGGTGATGTGGTTCATCTTAGAAAAAACAACACGTGGTTACGAGTTAAAATCAGTAGGTTTCAACAAAAACGCTGCTGAATACGCTGGTATGAACGTGAATAAAAACATTATTTTAGCAATGACGATTTCGGGTGTTTTCGCAGGTCTTGCAGGTGCGATGGAAGCGCTAGGTACATACCAAAATGCTTCAATCAAAGCAGCTGCTTCAGGAATCGGGTTTGACGGGATCGCCGTAGCCTTACTTGGTGCCAATAACCCAATCGGTGTATTCTTCGGGGCATCATTATTCGGCTCATTAAAATACGGGGCACTGAATATGCCAAACGCCGCTGGTATCCCAGAGGAAATCGTATCAATTATTATTGCCGTAATTATTTTATTCGTAGCATCAGGCTATATTTTACGTGTCGGTTTAGAGAAATTCGGTAAGAAAAAGGAGGGCAAGTAA